The genome window atgaaaatatctataGAATACGAgaaacggcaaaccggcaattcggcaaaaatgaaaattttcggaaaacctGCAAACTATTCATTTTGATACACCAACTATTTGTAGAGTTGCATAGAGTCaaaccatttttccaaaattcacgaaaaattttgagaactctGTTGTTGTACCCTTCATAACacattttattggattttaaaaattaaagtttattgAGTAgtgagtgaaaaatatttctccatgatttatcagtttcaagatttttgatttttttatgttcagccaagttacagaccgtttttcgaaaaaatccaattttgctcataaaactcttcatatccaacgtatcgacttgaaattttgaaaaatgatcacttttttgaggtctctacgatgtcctaaaaaatctttcaaaaaacactgcccatttccaaaatcgtccttcgctccgaaaaatgaaatcggactTTTGCTTCTCCAGAAATcgacgaaaaaatgaaattgcgatttttggggcgaaaaaaatatttttagaaagctgagaacacgctatttacgaatttcatgttcagTTTAAGTGATTTCTTCTCTGAAacgacctaaaaattaaacaaaaataacataattttGATTCTcacgtaaaattttttgataacttgcTCAGTGCTTCAATTGTTTGATtgcaaataaaacattttacgtgagaattaaaattatgttatttttgttcaatttttaggtcGTTTCAGAGaagaaattactgaaaataaacatgaaattcgtaaatagcgtgttcttagctttctaaaaacatttttttcgacccaaaaattgcaatttgattttttcgcccattttttgaaaagcataagtccgatttcatttttcggagcgaaggacgattttggagatgggcagtgttttttgaaagattttttaggacattgtagagacctcaaaaaagtgatcatttttcaaaatttcaagtcgatacgttggatatgaagagttttatgagcgaaattggattttttcagaaaacggtctataacttggcggaacatgaaaatatcaaaaaacttaaaactgaaaatatggagaaagatttttcactcacaatttaacaaaaaaaattttctcaaattcaatGGATGTTGAATTGTGGCGGGTACAGCGAaagagttctcaaaatttttggtgatttttcgtaaaatggCTTTGACTCTGTGGAACTCTACAAGTATATGgcgtattgaaataaaaatttaatttaataaaaataaaaaatatgtttcatcattttgttagttgaacaatttgcaaatttgccgaatttgccgtgctcggcaaatattggaaaaagagatttgccgaatttgccgaactcggcaaattttgagatttcctCTAGTGTGAAACCTAATAACTTCCAATTGTTATATATAAGAAGGAACCTCCCAAAACGTGCTCATCTCACTTCTCCGAATTCTCAAATTCCACAGCAAAAAGACTAGGAACAGTGAACTGAGATTTCAAAGTTAGCAAGTTAAAAACACTGTTTTGATACCAGAAAGGGTAAAATATCATATTATATTTTGACTGCGATAATGCGATACAATTTTCAAGCGATTCTTCCGCGGCGGTTTcccttatttttttctcaagtcAAGCCAAGTCTAAACCAACTtcaaacatcgaaaaaaattaaaaattactcaCTCGTCTGGTCTTGAAACATCATCGTCATCCACACCACCCTTCCCAATAGCAGCCAACTTCTGCTTATACTTCTCTTCAGTTACATCATAGAAACATGAGTTTCCAATATTGTACACTCCTCCATCAAAATTTCCCAACTCTAGAACGTCTGTATGTGGTATATGGTTTACAACAACTGAATTATTCAGAAGAATGTTTGCAAAGAAATGCTTCTGTACTGGGTTTTGCATAGATGTCAATATTCTTTGATAGAGTTCATCAGATTTCACTGGTTTGTCAGGATTCGATTGAGAACCATTGCTACCGTAATCTGTTTCATCGAATGCACAATTTCTGAATATCATCATATTTTCAGTAAGTGTTCCTGTTTTGTCTGAAAGAACATGTGTGACTGTTCCAAGTTCTTCGGGAATACTCAAAGAACGACAATCAATCGCTCTATcctgaaattaacaaaaacattaattattttcaattttcaagttcaagTTGGCTTGCCGATTTCTGATCATATAACTGAATATCATTGCTGATAAAGTAGATTTGAAGTGCTTTGATAATTTCTACAGTAATATACAGTGAAATTGGCACAAGAAGTTGATAGTTGATAAAGAATGCACCTATGCCAATGAACCCCTCTATGAACGGTCTCGGTGTGTTTGAGAGAATGAATGGAATCTGTAACAAGTATATGTCTACGTCTCTTTGTCTTACATGTTCTCTGGCAAGAATGGAAACTGCGCTCTGTTGTACAAAgtatttcatttctttttctaatatttgaaCTAACTATTTCTATAAAATGGTTCGCAAGACGAATAAAGAACACAAGGATGTTTCGGTTCAAATTACAAGATTTAAGAACGAAAAAAGTCGTTGTGATCgttcggattttttgaaatctcaaaaaaagaaaccttCAATGCCGTTGGATCACTTGAAGGATAAGGAAATGTTGAAGAATCGACGTCTACAGAAGCGAAATGTAAAACGAGAGAATCAAAGAAGGAAAGATGTAAgcttaatgtttttttgatacaATGCCAAAAATATATCCCATCTACAGTGAATTTCTCTTTTCTAGGTGTCACTTGCTGCTGCCCACCACATCGAAAAATGCATAGATTCTCTACAGAATATGAATGTTGAACCATCCAAATAAGACTTCTAACTCTTGTGTTATGTTTTCgggtatttttaaataaattttgctttaacttcaaaaataaacctGTTCATCAACTGGATGTTGTCCAACCCAAACTGCTGAAGTGATAGCGCCA of Caenorhabditis elegans chromosome II contains these proteins:
- the T24H7.8 gene encoding Small vasohibin-binding protein (Confirmed by transcript evidence); amino-acid sequence: MVRKTNKEHKDVSVQITRFKNEKSRCDRSDFLKSQKKKPSMPLDHLKDKEMLKNRRLQKRNVKRENQRRKDVSLAAAHHIEKCIDSLQNMNVEPSK